From Aquila chrysaetos chrysaetos chromosome 3, bAquChr1.4, whole genome shotgun sequence, the proteins below share one genomic window:
- the CDC25A gene encoding M-phase inducer phosphatase 1 isoform X2 — protein sequence MVYKEQCHQNQQTQVVLWIHLVLQPQTIPWRKHCLSMTLAPYQEYEVVPNCMFEKAILESSRLNLRMPFRRIHSLPQSLLGSSPALKRNHSNSPDSDAFQLLEQDENKENESFEFKKPTKPASRCSVHIHSRDGKGLPGPRQKSSSAQIFPMGEIPMGEQENYRPAFLQQSSLTSSESEDDDGFLELLDEQDLKNDEEMPSDVASLWTAPLVMRKTDNRAKRCRLFGSSSLTSGVGRTTQKRMERSQEDNSPGKSKKRKSLPGTPSEDSTSLKMVKTQSSTAEIESILDSDQRDLIGDFSKGYLFHTVDGKHQDLKYIDSEMIVSVLTGKFASFIKECVIIDCRYPYEYEGGHIKGAVNLHMEEDVEDYLLKKPIQPSENKRVIIVFHCEFSSERGPRMCRFVRERDRLGNEYPNLHYPELYVLKGGYKDFFLRCRSFCEPQSYRPMHHEDFKEDLKRFRTKSRTWAGEKSKRELYSRLKKL from the exons GTTGTGCTTTGGATTCACCTGGTCCTGCAACCTCAGACAATACCATGGAGGAAAC ACTGTTTGAGCATGACATTGGCACCTTACCAGGAGTATGAGGTTGTACCAAATTGCAT GTTTGAGAAAGCAATTCTTGAATCTAGCAGACTAAA CTTACGAATGCCTTTCAGAAGAATACATTCACTGCCA CAAAGCCTCCTGGGATCCAGTCCTGCCCTGAAGAGAAACCATTCCAATTCTCCGGATAGTGATGCTTTTCAACTGCTGGAACAAGATGAAAATAAGGAGAAT GAATCGTTTGAGTTTAAGAAGCCAACCAAACCAGCTTCTCGTTGTTCTGTGCACATCCATTCCCGTGATGGAAAAGGTCTTCCTGGACCAAGGCAGAAGTCATCTTCAGCTCAGATA TTTCCCATGGGTGAAATACCGATGGGTGAACAGGAGAACTACAGGCCAGCTTTCCTGCAGCAGTCTTCTCTGACTTCCTCTGAAAGTGAAGATGACGATGGATTCCTAGAGCTGCTAGATGAGCAAGATTTGAAG aacGATGAGGAGATGCCATCTGATGTGGCGAGCCTCTGGACTGCACCACTAGTCATGAGGAAAACAGACAATCGG GCCAAACGATGCCGGTTGTTTGGCTCTTCATCTCTGACTAGTGGTGTAGGAAGAACCACCCAGAAAAGGATGGAGAGATCCCAGGAAGACAATTCTCCAGGGAAgagcaagaagaggaaaagccTGCCTGGAACACCTTCTGAGGACTCAACG AGTTTGAAAATGGTAAAGACACAATCCTCCACAGCAGAGATCGAAAGCATTTTGGACAGTGACCAGAGAGACCTTATTGGTGACTTCTCAAAG GGTTATTTATTCCATACTGTCGATGGGAAACATCAAGACTTAAAATATATTGACTCAGAAATG attgtGTCTGTGCTGACTGGGAAGTTTGCAAGCTTCATCAAGGAATGCGTGATAATTGATTGTAGATACCCGTATGAGTACGAAGGAGGACACATCAAG GGTGCTGTAAACCTGCATATGGAAGAGGATGTGGAAGACTACTTGCTTAAGAAGCCAATCCAGCCATCAGAGAACAAACGAGTGATAATAGTGTTCCACTGCGAGTTTTCTTCGGAGCGGGGTCCTCGCAT GTGCCGGTTTGTGAGAGAGCGGGACAGGCTGGGTAACGAATACCCCAACCTCCATTACCCAGAACTGTATGTCCTGAAGGGGGGTTACAAGGACTTCTTCTTAAGATGCCGC AGTTTCTGCGAGCCCCAGAGCTATCGCCCCATGCACCATGAGGACTTTAAAGAAGACTTGAAAAGGTTCCGCACCAAAAGCCGAACGTGGGCTGGCGAGAAGAGCAAAAGGGAACTGTACAGTCGCCTGAAGAAACTCTAA